In Hoplias malabaricus isolate fHopMal1 chromosome 18, fHopMal1.hap1, whole genome shotgun sequence, the genomic window ttcatgctcatgtataaaacagagaagtaaaccttctgaatcatttcagattcttcagttctgtctctatttcagatggatgACCAACACTACAGGGAAAATATCACAGTTCaatactgctttcctgacaGTAATGCATCTTGTAGAAAAGAGATCAAAGATggcattggatattttctcctATGCTttgttctctcatgtatatctgtgtgcactgtgtttctgaacctgctggtgatcatctccatctctcacttcaagcagctccacactccaaccaacctgatcatcctctctctggctgtggctgattttcTTGTGGGACTGTTTGTCATGCCTGTGAATATAATGCAGCTGATGGACTCCTGTTGGTATTTTGGAACCATAGCATGCTACATTTCTCCAATAATCAGTTTTCTTGCAATGTATGGATCACTCTATAGCCTGATactcatagcagttgataggttcattgctatcactgaccctctgcagtattcAACTCGTATCACAGCTTGTAAAACCGTGCTATTTATTATTCTTGGTTGGTCTTTTTATCTGTGTTATGTCatcatgtatttatattttaatgactaTTTCATTCAACCTGAGCTCTCCACTCACTGCtatggagagtgtgttcttgTTGTAAAATATTCCTGGGCTATAATTGACCTTGTTGTTGCTTTTATAGTCCCATgctgtttaatattatttttgtattcaaCCATATTTAAAGTAGCAAGACGTCAAGCCAAAGCTATCAGAGCTGTGAATAACGGTGCCTCAAGCAAAAATGGAGGTAAAATGTTAGGCTCGTCTGAAAttaaagcagccaagaaattaggcactgtgatttttgtttaccTCACTTGCTACATACCATTTTACTTAAGCTCTGTGTCCGTTAATAGCTTGACATCTACTTCGATGGTGTGGACTGTGTTTTGCTGGCTAATAGATATTAACTCCTCTGTGAATCCACTGATTTATGCAATTTTCTATACCTGGTTCAGAGCATCTGTAAAATGTATTGTAACATGTAGGATATTTGAATCATCATCTTCAAAGTTTAATCTGTTCTCTGACAATTAACTTCAGACAGATTTCATTTGACAAAGCAAATGTCACAATATTTTATTGctctaatttttttattatttaccaaCTGGTCTGTATAATTGTCTATGTTCAGTCTTGTGCAAAGCACATTGATCTGACAGGTGTGTAataattttacaattttttgtagtaaatgtatttttgttatGAATCTATACTTTTAAGTCTTATTTGATAATATTTAATATGCTATGGCCTGGATCCCCAGAGAAGTGTAAAACTTCAACACTGCCTCAGGCACCACATCCCCAGCAAGTTAGAGAATGGTGGGAGAATTTAGAGCTTTGACCCAAGAGGCAGTTCTCAGAGCCAAGCCCTGAGTAATATAGACTGAGGCCATattactctcctctctctctcttccagctTTGAGTACCTACAGGTGTGGGCTCAATGCCATCTAGCAAAGTTATAAAAGGATTAACAGAACAAGATGAATGAGAGCCTAATGATTTTGATGGTGATAATGAGTTTTAACCAAATGTCAGAGGCCCAAACTGCCCCTGCCTCGGATGCCCTTTTTCTGGGGATATCAAAAAGATTACTATATATAGTAAAATGTATCTTGTGACCAGTATTTCAAATGAATTATTAGGTAGATAATCACACATTTGCCTTAATCATCATCTTTgccgcttaatccatttcagggtgtgGCCACATTTGCCTTATATGTTCATAATGGACATAAAATGTTGATGATCTgcataataataagaaataagCCAGGTGCAAAGGGACCTGTGCCTATACTCAAGGACTATCCATAAGCAACAAATGTATACAATTAATCAATTGTATGAATATCACCAATTTGTAAAAGTAATGCTCCAAAGTCTAGTGTAGAGCCTACACAGAAACTACTAGCTACTGGTTTTTAGAAAAGATGGATGGGAATGTAACGAATTATACTGTTCTTTTTTCCTCTATGAGCAAGGGCACAGAAATCTTCTGACCTTATAAAGTATGATATAAAATACTAGAGGACAGTTGAATGAGCATGACCCTACAATTCACCTCGGTTCCAAATAGCAATAAATGTTTTGCCCAAATGCGGCACATCTGCACTTCTCCTATGACCCACATTTTCTGGACGGCATTGCCTCAGGGTTACACTGGGTGTTTCAACTCAGCCAGAAGTCCACCTTTTATAGGCCAGGTGTCAGGTGGCATGTGAACAAATCTGagccaaaaatatatttttgcccCACAAACAGCCCACATGACCTTTACAAGGGCTTTTACTGAGCCATGTCAAAAATGAGACAGATTTGGCCCTTATGTGTCTGCTATATTGGGAGATTCTATAATGTCAGAAAAGCACAGATGCAGGACGTAAGCAAATATAGAAAAAACAGATCATCTTATAATGATGTACATAATTGATGTCATGTACTCACCACATCACATACCACTCAGAACTATTCTCAACTGACCCAGCACTCTatgtcatgatgatgttagggtTACCCaatccactagtgggaggattcatgctcatgcataaaaagacagagaaagtaATCTTCTgaatcatttgttttttttagccctgtctctatttcagatggatgACCAAGTCCACAGGCAAAACATCACGGTTCAATattgctttcctgacaataatgcaTCTTGTGTAAGACATATCAAAGAAGGCCCTGGATATATATTTCTGTGCTtctttctctcatgtatatctgtgtgcactgtgtttctgaacctgctggtgatcatctccatctctcacttcaagcagctccacactccaaccaacctgctcatcctctctctggctgtggctgattttcTCGTGGGAATATGTGTTATGCCTGTTTCTATAATGAAACTGATGgactcctgttggtatcttggaacaATAGCATGCTACATATTTCCAATAATCAGTTGTGGCTCAGTATATGGATCTATCTATAGCCTGATACTTATAGCAGTGGATAGGTACATTGCTATCACTGAACCTCTACAGTATTCAAGTCAAATTACAGTTTGCAAAACTTTGCTGTCCATAATTCTAGGCTGGTGTATTTGGCTTTGTTATACTATCatgtatttatactttaatgACTATTTCCTTCCACCTCAGATGTCCACCCACTGTTATGGAGAATGTGTTCTGGTCATACAATATTCTTGGGCTATCATTGATCTTGTTGTTGCATTTATAGCCCCTTGCTCTttagtaatatttttgtatttgaccatttttaaagtggcaagaCGTCAAGCCAAAGCTGTCAGAACTGTTAATAATGGTGCCTCAAGCAAAACTGGAGCTAAAATGATAAGGTCTTCTGAACTCAAAGCTGCCAAGAAATTGGGCacagttatttttgtttatcttGCTTGCTACATACCATTTTATTTAAGCTCTGTGTCATTTGACAGCTTGACATCTTCTTCCATTGTCTGGAAAGTGTTTTGCTGGCTTATTCAAATTAACTCTTCTGTGAATCCACTGATttatgccattttctattcatggttcagagcatctataaaatatattgtaacatgtagaatatttgaaCCTTCAAGGTTGAATTTGCTTTCTGAGCATTAAATATAGGACGATTTCACCTGAGAGCATAGAGATATTTTGAACTGCTCTAATTGCATAAATCTATTAGTTCCTTCATAACCAAAATATGGTGATCGTACACATATGCATCATTATTTATCAACTttcaaaaacatataaatattgtACTAAGTTGCACATGTATCATTTAATTTTGTGTAAAAATGCTAAACTGTTAGAAAGAGTGGATGACCTCCCCTGCAAGATACAGAGCCATGGAATATGCTGGAGTTTCAACCAGGAATATAGGTCTCAGAGCCAAGCTCAAAGCAGTACAGACTGAGGCCACAGAACTCTCTGCACTCTGGTCCAAACCTAAACACCTACTGGTGTGAGAAGCATGAGAAACAATGAGAAAATGTGCTTATATATATGGTGGCTGGGGGGCAAAGGTGAGCTATTTAACATGGTTTTGATGTGTATTAATAAACTGCCTGAATTCAAAACGGTCTTCTGTGCCCTCCTTACAGgaatgccaaaaaaaaaaagaatatatatatatccggacccactgcgaccctgaactggataagcagtttcagacaatgaatgaatgaatgaatgaatgaatgaatgttatagcTGTACACGTATGTAATACATTcaatttgatttctttttttttacattattattacatattaaagtaatatttacttttttcttgCTTCAAATATTCAGGCCTCAAATTTCtacaatgtataaatatatatatttttctattttatattCTATTCTCTAATTGTGACCAATGAACCATCTGGCATTATAGTGTATGATCTAATGCAATGCAAGCCtggttaaaaataaatcaataaataaaaagacacaAACTCACTTCTTGGTCTGGAATGGAACACTGCAAGATTCATGTTAAAGCATGGTGTTCCCTAGTGTTTTGCtcacatttaataatttatttaatacacCACTTTGAACTAGTATCAGCTGACCAAGCTCTGTATCTCATGATAATATTaggttacactatccactaggGAGAGGATTCGTGCTCATGTATAAGGAGACAGAAAAGGTTATGTTCTGAAACATTTGTTCCAGCcctgtctctatttcagatggatgACGAAAACTACAGGCAAAACATCACAATTCAATattgctttcctgacaataatgcGTCTTGTAGGAAGGAGGTCAAAGAAGGCCCTGGATATATTGTTCTGTGCAttattctctcatgtatatctgtgtccactgtggttctgaacctgctggtgatcatctccatctctcacttcaagcagctccacactccaaccaacctgctcatcctctctctggctgtggctgattttcTTGTGGGACTGTTTATTATGCCTGTTAGTATAATGCAAGTGATGGACTCTTGTTGGTATCTTGGGACAATTGCAtgctatatttctccaataatCAATTTTGTCTCAGTGTATAGTTCACTCTTTAGTCTCATTCTCATAGCAATGGACAGGTATATTGCTATCACTGACCCTCTGCTTTATTCCAATAGAATCACTGTTCACAAAACTTTGCTGTCCATAATTCTTGCCtggtgtatttgtttttgttatacCATCATGTATTTGTACTTTAATGACTATTTCATTCCACCGCAGGTCTCCACCCACtgttatggagagtgtgttctggttgtaaaatattattgggtCATCATTGACCTTGTTGTTGCATTTATAACACcttgttttttaatattatttttttattcaactatttttaaagtggcaagaCGTCAAACCAAAGCTGTCAGAGCTGTGAATAACGGTGCCTCAAGCAAAAATGGAGGTAAAATGTTAAGGTCTTatgaaatcaaagcagccaagaaattaggcaCTGTAATTTTGGTTTACTTAGCTTGCTACATACCATATTATTTAAGCTCTGTGTCAGTTGATAGCTTGACTTCTTCTTCCATGGTGTGGACAGTGTTTTGCTGGCTAATTACTATTAACTCCTCTGTGAATCCACTGATATATGCCATTTTATACTCATGGTTTAGAatttcagtaaaatatattgtaacatgtagatTATTTGATCCTTCATCTTCAAGGTTTATTGTGCTTCCTGAGCATTAACTTCAGACTCATTTTAATCTGACAACGCAGAGGTTGCtcaatattttaaactgttctaacttacttttaattaattacatgtTGGCATAGGTTTCTTAGTTCAGTCATAAGCAAAACATAGTGCTTTTACATAGATGCAGAATAATCTTACAATATGAAATTTAGTAAACTATATTTATGTGCTTgatgtaataaattaaaaaaatataaactgaGACAGGATAAAGGCAGCCTGCCTAATCTTGCCCAGGCAGCAGACAAAGGAAGAAGCCAGAGCTTCCACCCGGGACACAGATCTCACAGCCAAGGCTTGAGCAATAAGGGCTGAGCTCACACTCTGTTCTGGCAATGACTACTTACTGGTGCAAGCTCAGTGAGAAACGCCAGACATAGGGGCTTATCGGTATAAATGTCTGAGGGAAAGCTGAGGAGAGGGTGGGAACTGAGagactgtttttgtttagtgtttaagaTAGTAATGGTGTGTGTTAATAAACTGCCTGAAGGCCAAATTGCACCTGGCTTCTGTGTCCTCCTTACAGAAATGGAAAACAGACTACAGGGCTGCCACTGTTGAGCAAATTTGTTGTAGGGAGGTTTGGAGTAATGCTGATTTGGGCCTGTTAGGTAGATAAAATACTACTCAATTTGGCTAGGCTCTACAGGTTGTTTTGTCTTTTGTACAGTTTGGATTTTCCATTATAGGGGCTCCCCTGGAATGTAGGGAATGACTTTGCAAAACCACCATTCCTAACAGGAGGCACTGTAATGTGTCATTTACTCATTCTGCAGTCACATGTTCTTTTTGaattttgggactgaacacaaaTCATGTCAGACAGAGCAATATATATTTGGTATATATGTGGTCTTTCTGAAATATGCaaggaaatatttattttctgaagtatatatatatatatatagaaagacCACATATGTTCTAAACCACATAGTTCATCCATTTCAACAGCATTGCTTTGTAGAAAAAAGTCCAGGTGCAGAACTAGCCATCTGCAGTCCAAACATTTAACCAATAGAAACATTTGTTGCATCATGAAATTAAAAATCTGGATAAAAGACCCATGGGTCTTTTTGTGCTAAAATGCATAAACGCATGATTTCGACAACAGATATATTAGGACAGTAACATCTATCAGTAGATAGAAAATCTACATAGTTTTGCACTTGATCATTACACATGGATGCATTTTTACCAAATTCTGTTCATTTTTGCAtttcaatttattatttttattgcctgTATTATTGAGGCCTCCAACCattgcaatgacaataaaaatagGCTTTTTTATTCTATATTCTATTTTATGATGGTGACACATTGATCATCTGGCCATACAGTGTATGATCTAAATCAATGGAGGGCTGTTCTATCACTATGATCCTGAAACATTCATACTCACCTCTTGGTCACATTGAAAGATTCAAATTAAAGCCTGGTGTTCCCTACTCTTATGCTCAATATAAAACTatggatttttcttttttttctgtttttcctctGGACCTCTGAATTAGTTTCAGCTGACATGAAGTTTTACCTGAATGGTTATGTTAGGATTACACaatccactagtgggaggattcatgcttGTGTATAAAAAGAGAGACAGTAACGTTCTGAATCATTTTTTTTAGCCCTGTCTCTGTTTCAAATGGATGAACAAGTCTACGGGCAAAACACCACAGTTCAGTACTGCTTTCCAGAAAATAATGCATCTTGTATAAGACATGTCAAAATAGGTCCTGGATTTACACTTCTTCGCATCGTTGTcttgtgtatatctgtgtgcactgtttttatGAACTTGCTGTTGATGATCTCAATcactcacttcaagcagctccacactccaaccaacctactcatcctctctctggctgtggctgattttATTGTGGGACTGGTTAATATGCCTGTGAATTTAATGAAAGTGGTGGAgtcctgttggtatcttggaacaATAGCATGCTACCTTTCTCCAATAATCGTTTTTGTTGCAGTTTATGGATCTCTCTATAGTCTGATCCTCATAGCAGTAGATAGGTACATTGCTATAAATTACCCTCTGCACTATTCCAGACAAATCACAGTTCCTAAAACTGTAATGTCCATAATTCTTGGCTGGTGTGTTTGGCTTTGTTATACAATCatgtatttatactttaatgACTATTTCTTTCAATATCAAAATTCCACTCACtgttatggagagtgtgttctgAATGTAAAAAATTCTTGGACCATCATTGACCTTGCTGTTGCATTCATTATTCCTTgctgtttaatattatttttttattcaactATATTTAAAGTGGCAAGACGTCAAGCCAAAGCTGTCAGAACTGTGAATAATGGTGCCTCAAACATAAGCGGAGCTAAAATGATAAagtcttctgaaatcaaagcagccaagaaattaggaACTGTGATTTTGGTTTACCTCGCTTGCTACATACCATTTTATCTAAGCTCTGTAAC contains:
- the LOC136674464 gene encoding trace amine-associated receptor 6-like — protein: MDDQHYRENITVQYCFPDSNASCRKEIKDGIGYFLLCFVLSCISVCTVFLNLLVIISISHFKQLHTPTNLIILSLAVADFLVGLFVMPVNIMQLMDSCWYFGTIACYISPIISFLAMYGSLYSLILIAVDRFIAITDPLQYSTRITACKTVLFIILGWSFYLCYVIMYLYFNDYFIQPELSTHCYGECVLVVKYSWAIIDLVVAFIVPCCLILFLYSTIFKVARRQAKAIRAVNNGASSKNGGKMLGSSEIKAAKKLGTVIFVYLTCYIPFYLSSVSVNSLTSTSMVWTVFCWLIDINSSVNPLIYAIFYTWFRASVKCIVTCRIFESSSSKFNLFSDN